gttttaatttttttcctttttaggttCTCTTTTTATAGCAAATTATATGAGACCATGAGGTACAAAAtgactcaaaataaaaaatgaacaaaagaacCCACCAAAAACAACAATCTATAAAATGAATACGTATAGTTATAAACGATAAAAGTTCAAACACTTAATATAAAACATACTTGTAAAACTCCATTCTCCGCTAATCCATAAATATttaggaggaggagaagattgGCAAGGAGTTCCAAAGAAGGATAAAAATGAAGGAATGTTGAGGTtagaatttaaagaaaaaagaaaatgagattttggatttttaagacgcatttggtaacgattttattcccgaaaataatttttcttatcaaaaatattttttttttagattttattctcaagaacaattttgaacaaaagaacgcgctTGGAAAcgtctaaaatttttattcttacgataaaaatgcgtttagtgggattcttaaattttttatttcttttaattttttaatacttgtattatattttctctatttctttttctcttcttctttcttctttgtagcCAATCGCCAGCTGCTGCCGTGACCAACGACCAGTTGGGCAAGGTTCGGCAAGATCACCGAAGACTCACCTAGCCATCGGtgaagctcgacctcgcctaggctatgcgaggtcagcctcgccctAAGCCTCACGCCGGCTGGTAAGGCCGAGCTCACCTGGCAGTGGCCAGGTGACACCAACCTAgaggtggctcggcgaggctaagcctcgctagtggctaggtgagcttggcctcgccggatcttcctagccacggcgaggctcgggtcGACGAGCCTTGTCGGGGGCCAGCAACCCTTCGATTAGGTTGCTAGCCACAAGCCCACAGACAAGgctggagaaaagaaaaaaagaaaaagaaaaattgatcctAGGAATTGTTTACCagaataagaaataactttttcctatttttttttattttgttccaaatctattcatgggaacaaaaaaatagatttttattttcgggaacaaaaattttaacaaacgaatttccattttattttatttttttgctagaAGAATTGCCCTCAGCCGGTAGCCGGAGCGTAAATCTCCACGTGCTGCACACTACACCAAATAACTCCGCCAGAGCCTTTGCTTCGTAAATGTTTCAAACTCCTCACCTTTTGCAAAGGTTCACTGAAGCCTACCTAGTTAAACCACCACGGCCtatggttttgttctttttttttgttttgcggGAAACAAAATAACATTTATTCCGAGGATAATTACCAAACAATGCTTTAGCTTATAAAACCGGTTCCAAAACCGGTTTCAAAACAAGATGATCCAATCTAATCTTGAATGTTCCAAAACAAGATGATCCAGTCTAATTCTTAAATGGATATTCACTCGGAACTTGTTCCAAACTAGTGACAACCGATTCCAAAATTTTTGGGCAGTCCAATCTGATTCCCCAATAAAACCGGTTTGGTTGCACGCCCCTACCAAGAACACCCCATTAAGAATTAAGCAATTCAAGAACGAATATCGAAGCGAGAAGGTAATCTGTATGCGAACCTCCGTCACTGGTAAAAACCAAACGCCCCTACCAACCGATTCATTGATTTGTCATAGCAACGAATGATGCAACTTCAAAGTAAAGAAGAACAATACGTGAGTACCCAGCATCCTTCTCTTTCACCATGGTAAATGGATCCCACTTATAAGCTGATATCCCATGAAAATCCGAATCTGACTCGCGTGGACTAAAACTGTACTGATGAACAAAACAAGGTCGACCAAAGGAACATCCGCGGCATGATTCAGTTTGCATGCGCGTTCCCATCAAATTAAAACTACAATTTGGACAACGACTTCCAAGGAAGCTCGTCAAATTGCGGGATGCAAATGCATCTTTCGAAATGACCACCACCACTAGTCGGTTTGCTTCATCCTCGTACAATCAAGTCTAGCTATCATGAGCCATTAACTGTTTGTCATATGGATTGTAAGTATTCTACAAGTAACGAGTCCTCATGATGATCAAAGCAGTAAAAAGAAACTAACATCGCTGTTCCCAATCTGCTACGcataaaataaagcaagacaTGACCTTAGATAACTTTGATGGATCCAAAATAACTACAGATCCTCCAGACCCAATTCTCCACTATCTGCCAGGCAACCTGTACACACAGGGAAACCATGATCAAAAAACTGGATTGATTCCTTCCCTTTTGATAAACTATAGATGTAAAACACTGAATCCACTTGAAGAAAATGCAGAACCTTGACCTGCAAGACTTGAAAGGTACATAAGATCATTATTGGTTTACATAATTCACGAATAGTAGAAGTGAAGATAGAAAGCAGAACCATCAAAACCGTGGAAGTTTTGCTTCGACATAAGTCCTGATGTGTGCACACTGAATTCCTGAGAGTAAAAGATGAATAAATGACCTAAAACTACATGTCACAAGCACACTAGCAAATGCCAAGTTACTACCTTTATGCTCATCTccaatggaaaatacataaaagtAACAAAAACAAGTCAAGCTGAAAATTTATCTCAGAAATGACACAGATGAAAGGGCTTATCCACTTTCTCATGTGCATATGTCAATTGCCAAGGCAACATGATCTTTTATGGGTCATTTTGATATGTCAAGTCATGGCCCATCAAACAAAGGCTTAAGATTCCAAAAGAAATGCAGACACTTTTTCAATTAACAGTTAAAATTTACAATCTTCAAGCAAGATAACAAGCATATTCAATAGCCAGTCAGGGCATTTTGGTAATCACAAAGTTGTGTTAACATGTTTGTGAAAATTCgtaagcaaaatatcaagcAGGAATCAAGCGGGGACTTGCACTACTATAGATAGTTTAAGAACAATTCTTCCATTTTATGAATACAAATTGATTGGAGAATGCCCTGCTATGCCATTAAATAATGACACAGTTACCCAAAAAATTAAGTAGGGCTTAGCAGGCGCACTATGTCATGAAAGAGTGACAGTTACCCATGAAATAAAGTAGGACTTTGCAGAAAAAAAATTGCGGAGGCAGATGGGTCAAGTTCAGCATCGGCAAATAagtagaaggaaaaaaggaaggtGGCATGGATGCAAATCAAACATAAAATCAATTATCCTATAATCATgataaagtaaatttttttaatagtcaTATCACAGAACACTGAACCTAAACAGCACCTGCACAGTGAAAATGTGCAGTAAGATTCACATGTAAAAGGAGTGCCTTCACTTAATGGTAAAGTTCTATGGAGCTAGCTGCAGGAGAAAGAAACAAACCATTAACTCGGATTCAATCAATATCCATACACTCCATCCTGAGAAGGTGGCTGCTGCTGCTTTTGATAAGCGCACAAATCCCCACTTCTCGCATGATGATTCATAGCATTTTCAAGATTGCCATTGCTGTTATGGTTAGAGTTggccacattagcattttcttGCCATTCCCTTTCCCTGTTCCATTGTTCAATTCTGGCACGCCTCTCCTCACTGCCTTCCCTAACCGGACTGGCATTCCTCCTTCCTTGTGGACTCCTACTTCTCCCTCTCCGGTGGCCAGGACTTGTGCTCCTGTGCCTCCTGCTCCTGCTATCATGATAGTCATACTCATCATGTCTCCTCCGATATCCCCTTCCTCCATAAGAGTGCTCTTCATAGCTACGGTGCCGATAGGGGCttcggctccggctccggctccgacTATGCCTCCGTCGATACCTCCCAAACAATTGCCGCCTCAACTCCCTATGTATGAGATGTCAACTAGTCTCATAAGAATCATGCAAAAACATTGCACTTAGCTAAGCTAATTAAATACATCATGTACCTGCTAATGCTTTTCAAATGCATAAAATTGCAGTATCCACCACGGTTGCACTTGTCTTCTTCATATTGCCTACAGGTGGCTTCTCGGAAGTCAGTGACAGGAGAGTAATCAACAATAATGGGACGGCCTGAAATGGAAGACGCCAAACATAATAAACCAAGAATGCACAATCAATTATACTCAAGTGTTACACCAACAAGAGGTTCCCTGACCTGCATAATATCTTCCACTCAGGCTCTGAAGGGCCCTTTGCGCCTGTTCTTCCTCTCTAAACTGAACATAGACATTGCCCACCTGCTCaggaattttcagaaaaaaaaaaagaaaaaaaaaaagagcagacCATTAAGCATTAAATTGTCGTGGAAAGGAGTATCGCTGATGTTCTCATTTTTAGTTGCCAGAGCAGTACCATGTGGTCAGCAAGGTTATCGCAGACATTAAGGCTCTCCATCTCTCCATACTTGTTCAGCTCTTCAAACAGATCTTCATAAAAATCCTGCGACGCCAGGTAACAAACAGATCCGACCTCAGTATTAGAGTTGCTGATGGACGTTCCGCATAATTGAAACGAGACATTGACCGGCAGATGATAGCAGAAAGCCACAGTATGACAGCGGTCATCAATTGTCGCGATAACATGGATTAGATACAGTTCAACGAGTAACATAACAAGATGTGAATGATGGAGCCTCTGGAGCCTCCAATCCCGCAGATTCTAGAGAACGGTGCGTCCTATTCGGGAATTCGAACTCGACGCGCTCGAATGATACAGTAACATGATCCCACAGCCAATCGTGCGCTCAATTCACTGTCGCGAAACATCAAAGAAAGGGACAACTCGTCAACATGGTCGAGTAAATGAAATTAACAGATAAAGCATCAGCTCTATCTATTCCTTCCTTCTCAAAATCCAGAACATGTAACCGATAGCAGGCGCCTTCGTCAGAATCCGCGAGGGGAAAAAGACGAACGACGACCACAAGCATCTCAACCCTATCGGAATCTGATGACGCAGACGTCAACGTTCCGACTGTTAGAGAATCAAGATCAGAAGCCAAGTCTGCAATATTGAGAAGTCAATCACAGGAGGTGAAGTCCTCGACAATTATAGATGTGGATCACGAATGCGCagtcaagaagcaaaaagagttgaagaaattgataactcatGGATAATGAGTTTCATCAACGGTGGAGATCATACGGATGTCAAAGACACGgattaccaaagtctcaagattgctgaGTCTCAAGATTGTCTGCGgattaccaaagtctcaagattgctgtTCTGTTTTGCTTAGCTGTAAAGTTTGTTAGCGAAAGTTAGTTAGTTTGTTTTCTAGTTGTTAGTCCTCTCGTTTTCTGCATATATACTGAGAGGTATTGTAATCGGTTGATCATTATGGAGAacatcttcttttgttcaattgaatggaaatacGGAATCGAAAACTTCTTCACGGATCATCTATcgtcattcttcatcttcatcttcgtattcttgattctataagTTCTCATGGTATCGGAGCGGGAAGATCAACCCGTCGAATAGAATCTATCAAGTAACCAGATCGTGAATCAAGCCGTAAGAAGTAGACGAACACCGAAGCCCTCTGGTTCAAGGTAAACACATACAGTTTAGAGCTCATAAGCACTACcgttatcatcttcttcaaagaatcatatTAATGGCGATTAGAACTCCAAAATATCCTTTTCCGATACATGTGAATATCACAAACTTCGTCACAATCAAACTTGCTGAGGACAACTTCTTATTGTGGCAAGCTCAGATCCAAAGGTTTTTGAAAAGCCAAgatttatttggttttgttaATGGAGATATTCCTTCACCCTCTCGAATGCAAACGAGAGGATGAAGGTTGTGAAACCGATCTTATTAATCCCGAGTATACTGACTGGATTAGAACAGATCGAGTTGATTTCATCATGGATCTGGAGctgttaatgaaaatattttgagcctaatcaTTGGATTAGAAACATCGGAAGTATGGCAAACTCTTCGAAAAGGTTTTGAAATCAATTGCTAGAGAGTTTGAATTAAGGGGAAACTGCAAACATGTCATAAGCATGAACAAACCCTTGCTGATTATCTCGGGAATATAAATCCATATGTGATCGATTGAATGCAATAGGCAAACACAGGATGGATGATATAACCAAGATGTTTGGTGTATTGGAAGGTTTAGGTCAGTATGAGAACTTTCGGACAACCATATATTGTTTAAAGCCTCGGCCAGTATGATGAGGTTATTGCTCAATTAGAAAGGTTTGAATTGAGACTCAAAAACTTTTCTAGGAGTGATTCAACCCGAATTTGGCGTATTTTGGACAAAGACAGTTTCGAGTTCAGTCTAAAGATGCCACAAATGAAAACTACTTTTCTCAAGCTTCG
The window above is part of the Eucalyptus grandis isolate ANBG69807.140 chromosome 6, ASM1654582v1, whole genome shotgun sequence genome. Proteins encoded here:
- the LOC104434017 gene encoding splicing factor U2af small subunit B; the encoded protein is MAEHLASIFGTEKDRVNCPFYFKIGACRHGDRCSRLHTKPSISPTLLLSNMYQRPDMITPGVDAQGQPIDPRKIQEHFEDFYEDLFEELNKYGEMESLNVCDNLADHMVGNVYVQFREEEQAQRALQSLSGRYYAGRPIIVDYSPVTDFREATCRQYEEDKCNRGGYCNFMHLKSISRELRRQLFGRYRRRHSRSRSRSRSPYRHRSYEEHSYGGRGYRRRHDEYDYHDSRSRRHRSTSPGHRRGRSRSPQGRRNASPVREGSEERRARIEQWNREREWQENANVANSNHNSNGNLENAMNHHARSGDLCAYQKQQQPPSQDGVYGY